The Equus quagga isolate Etosha38 chromosome 2, UCLA_HA_Equagga_1.0, whole genome shotgun sequence genome has a window encoding:
- the EAPP gene encoding E2F-associated phosphoprotein — MNRLQDDYDPYAVEEPSDEEPALSSSEDEVDVLLHGTPDQKRKLIRECLTGESESSSEDEFEKEMEAELNSTIKTMEDKLSSLETGSSLGNGKVGAVPTKYYDDIYFDSDSEDEDKAAQVTKKKKKKRHRIPTNDELLYDPEKDNRDQAWVDAQRRGYHGFGMQRPRQQQQPVPNSDAVLNCPACMTTLCLDCQRHESYKTQYRAMFVMNCSVNKEEVLRYKTPENRKKRRGHKKMRTNREDAAEQAETEVEEIYHPVVCTECATEVAVYDKDEVFHFFNVLASHS, encoded by the exons ATGAATCGGCTCCAAGATGACTATGACCCCTACGCAGTTGAAGAACCTAGCGACGAGGAGCCGGCTTTGAGCAG TTCTGAAGATGAAGTGGATGTGCTTTTACATGGAACTCCTGACCAGAAGCGAAAACTCATCAGAGAGTGCCTTACTGGAGAAAGTGAATCGTCTAGTGAAgatgaatttgaaaaagaaatggaggctGAATTAAATTCCACCATAAAAACAATGGAGGACAAGCTGTCCTCTCTGGAAACAG GGTCTTCCTTGGGAAATGGGAAAGTTGGAGCAGTTCCCACAAAGTACTATGATGATATATATTTTGATTCTGATTCTGAGGATGAAGACAAAGCAG cACAGGtgaccaagaagaaaaagaagaaacgaCACAGGATTCCAACAAATGATGAATTGCTATATGATCCTGAGAAGGATAACAGAGATCAGGCCTGGGTTGATGCACAGAGAAGAGG ctACCATGGTTTTGGAATGCAGAGGCCTCGTCAACAACAGCAGCCTGTTCCAAATAGTGATGCTGTCTTGAATTGCCCTGCCTGCATGACTACACTGTGTCTTGATTGTCAAAG acATGAATCGTACAAAACTCAATATAGAGCAATGTTTGTGATGAATTGTTCTGTCAACAAAGAGGAGGTTCTAAGATACAAAACCccagagaacaggaagaagaggcGAGGCCATAAGAAGATGAGGACCAACCGTGAAGATGCTGCAGAGCAGGCAGAGACGGAAGTGGAGGAAATCTATCACCCAGTCGTGTGCACCGAGTGTGCCACTGAAGTGGCAGTCTACGACAAGGATgaagtctttcattttttcaaCGTTTTAGCAAGTCATTCCTAA